Proteins from a single region of Hymenobacter aquaticus:
- a CDS encoding sensor histidine kinase, producing the protein MTIRTRLALQFAAILAVTLLLFSLVIYFFTYQSRRNSFTDSLFARARVVAHVYLDGTNRGDDASRASYRRYLRQFYRTLPAEEVRVYDAQNRVVFREGQQTGQPVPLSLLARVRQTGSLVELDTDHAQTVGLLYRDARRGDFVVVASSVDADSQVEQRTLRKILAGGLLISFGIVGIGGWFFAGQALRPMQRIVQEVDTITAFDLHRRLSQADGQDEVSHLAQRFNSLLDRLETAFAGQRTFVRDASHELRTPLTVLTGELEVALLQERSPAEYRRVLQSTLDAARMLTALTNGLLQIARASDDPSQVPLALVRLDELLLQAHEEVLRRQPTSRIDLDFGEPNSRGVAFGVMGNEPLLLSAVLNVLENACKFSKDSQEPIVASLTCVGRRLRLQIRDRGVGMSEADRQQVFVPFFRAEMVRNVPGHGIGLPLTFKIMALHGGSIRVDSELGAGTQVTLELPLVSA; encoded by the coding sequence GTGACCATACGCACGCGCCTGGCTTTGCAGTTTGCGGCCATTCTGGCGGTGACGTTGCTGCTGTTTTCCCTGGTAATCTACTTTTTTACCTACCAGTCGCGGCGCAACTCGTTCACCGATAGTCTCTTTGCCCGGGCCCGCGTGGTGGCCCACGTCTACCTGGACGGCACCAACCGCGGCGACGACGCCAGCCGGGCTTCCTACCGCCGCTACCTGCGCCAGTTTTACCGCACCCTGCCCGCCGAGGAAGTGCGCGTCTACGATGCCCAGAACCGCGTTGTGTTTCGCGAAGGCCAGCAGACCGGCCAGCCCGTGCCCCTGAGCTTGCTCGCGCGGGTGCGGCAAACCGGCAGCCTGGTGGAGCTGGACACCGACCACGCCCAGACCGTGGGCCTGCTCTACCGTGACGCCCGCCGCGGCGACTTCGTGGTGGTGGCGTCCTCCGTCGATGCCGACAGCCAGGTGGAGCAGCGTACCCTGCGCAAGATTCTGGCCGGGGGCCTGCTCATCAGCTTCGGAATCGTGGGCATTGGGGGGTGGTTTTTTGCCGGCCAGGCCCTGCGGCCCATGCAGCGCATCGTGCAGGAAGTCGACACCATCACGGCCTTCGATCTGCACCGCCGCCTATCCCAGGCCGATGGGCAGGATGAGGTGTCGCACCTGGCCCAGCGCTTCAACAGCCTGCTCGACCGGCTCGAAACGGCCTTTGCCGGCCAGCGCACCTTCGTACGCGACGCTTCTCACGAGCTGCGCACCCCGCTCACGGTGCTGACCGGCGAGCTGGAGGTGGCCCTGTTGCAGGAACGCAGCCCCGCCGAGTACCGGCGCGTGCTGCAAAGCACCCTCGACGCGGCCCGCATGCTCACGGCCCTCACCAACGGCCTGCTGCAGATTGCCCGCGCTTCCGACGACCCTTCCCAGGTGCCCCTGGCCCTGGTGCGCCTCGACGAGCTGCTGTTGCAGGCCCACGAGGAAGTACTGCGCCGCCAGCCCACCAGCCGCATCGATTTGGACTTTGGGGAGCCCAACTCCCGGGGCGTGGCGTTCGGGGTGATGGGCAACGAGCCGCTGCTGCTCTCGGCGGTGCTAAACGTGCTGGAAAACGCCTGCAAGTTTTCCAAGGACAGCCAGGAGCCCATCGTAGCCAGCCTGACCTGCGTGGGCCGGCGGCTGCGGCTGCAAATCCGGGACCGGGGCGTGGGCATGAGCGAGGCCGACCGCCAGCAGGTGTTCGTGCCTTTCTTCCGGGCCGAGATGGTGCGCAACGTGCCGGGCCACGGCATCGGGCTGCCGCTTACCTTCAAGATCATGGCCCTGCACGGGGGCAGCATCCGGGTCGACAGTGAGCTGGGCGCGGGCACGCAGGTGACGCTGGAGTTGCCCCTGGTAAGCGCCTGA
- a CDS encoding sce7726 family protein: protein MNDPHIRALLYPLLTGGLYVDELPTGSTRADVVHITPDFMHGYEVKGDGDTLQRVENQLRCYAEVYDFVTFIVTEKHLSKLLPLLPDWVGVLVASEDALRPYRPAGYNATVEPAPLAALLLLDEVKQFLLARGLRGVSQLRRAEVMNLLRTTHAIPLSSLAQHVRERLMVRMPQRLLDRAERRLERQRLAPLRAKRRKKQAATHGTRRKAGTKRKAAAKKAKKGA from the coding sequence ATGAACGACCCGCACATCCGCGCTTTGCTCTACCCGCTGCTCACCGGGGGCCTCTACGTGGATGAGCTGCCCACCGGCTCTACCCGCGCCGACGTGGTGCACATCACCCCCGATTTCATGCACGGCTACGAGGTGAAAGGCGACGGTGACACCTTGCAGCGGGTGGAAAATCAGCTGCGGTGCTACGCCGAGGTCTACGACTTTGTCACGTTCATCGTCACGGAAAAGCACCTGTCCAAGCTCCTGCCCCTGCTGCCCGACTGGGTGGGCGTGCTGGTGGCTTCCGAAGATGCGCTGCGCCCCTACCGGCCGGCCGGCTACAACGCCACGGTGGAACCGGCCCCACTGGCCGCCCTGCTGCTGCTCGACGAGGTAAAGCAGTTTCTGCTGGCCCGCGGGCTGCGGGGCGTCAGTCAGCTGCGGCGGGCCGAGGTGATGAACCTGCTGCGCACCACCCACGCCATTCCACTCTCCAGCCTGGCCCAGCACGTGCGCGAGCGGCTGATGGTGCGCATGCCCCAGCGCCTGCTCGACCGGGCCGAGCGCCGGCTGGAGCGGCAGCGCCTGGCGCCGCTGCGGGCCAAGCGCCGCAAAAAGCAGGCAGCCACCCACGGCACGCGCCGCAAGGCGGGCACCAAGCGCAAGGCAGCGGCGAAGAAAGCTAAAAAAGGAGCGTAA
- the dinB gene encoding DNA polymerase IV, producing the protein MAAAENRKIIHLDMDAFYASVEQRDNPELRGQPVAVGGSRQRGVVAAASYEARQFGVRSAMASVVAQRKCPHLVFVKPRFEVYKAISRQIRAIFADYTPLIEPLSLDEAYLDVTHNLKQMPSATRIAEEIRARILAETGLTASAGISYNKFLAKLASDYRKPNGQFVIKPAQGLAFVETLDVGQFHGIGQVTAAKMNRLGIFTGLDLRQQPEAFLRQHFGKAGGYYYAIARAEDHRPVEPDRLRKSIGSENTFEQDLRTYDELVAGLQPELESVWDYCQRLDVWGRTVTVKVKYDDFQQITRSRTTLLPISSKELLEQVCRELLLPLLPLPKGVRLLGVSVSSLSTLEAAAGQQLTLLF; encoded by the coding sequence GTGGCGGCGGCAGAAAACCGGAAAATTATTCACCTCGACATGGATGCCTTCTACGCCTCCGTGGAGCAGCGCGACAACCCCGAGCTGCGCGGGCAGCCGGTGGCCGTGGGCGGCTCCCGGCAGCGCGGGGTGGTGGCGGCGGCCAGCTACGAGGCCCGGCAGTTCGGGGTGCGCTCGGCTATGGCTTCGGTGGTGGCCCAGCGCAAGTGCCCCCACCTGGTGTTCGTGAAGCCCCGCTTTGAGGTGTACAAGGCCATTTCGCGCCAGATTCGGGCTATTTTCGCCGACTACACCCCGCTCATCGAGCCCCTGTCGCTCGACGAGGCTTACCTCGACGTGACTCACAACCTGAAGCAGATGCCCTCGGCCACGCGCATTGCCGAGGAAATCCGGGCGCGCATTCTGGCCGAAACCGGGCTGACGGCCTCGGCGGGCATTTCCTACAATAAGTTTCTGGCCAAGCTGGCCTCCGACTACCGCAAGCCCAACGGGCAGTTTGTGATTAAGCCCGCCCAGGGCCTGGCGTTCGTCGAAACTCTGGACGTGGGGCAGTTTCACGGCATCGGGCAGGTGACGGCGGCCAAGATGAACCGCCTGGGCATCTTTACCGGCCTCGATTTGCGGCAGCAGCCGGAAGCCTTTCTGCGCCAGCACTTCGGCAAGGCCGGCGGCTACTACTACGCCATTGCCCGCGCCGAAGACCACCGGCCCGTGGAGCCCGACCGGCTGCGCAAGTCCATCGGCTCGGAAAATACCTTTGAGCAGGACCTGCGCACCTACGACGAGCTGGTGGCCGGCCTGCAACCCGAGCTGGAATCGGTGTGGGACTACTGCCAGCGCCTCGACGTGTGGGGCCGCACCGTGACGGTAAAGGTGAAGTACGACGACTTCCAGCAAATCACGCGCAGCCGCACTACGCTGCTGCCCATCAGTAGCAAGGAGCTGCTGGAGCAGGTGTGCCGCGAGCTGCTGCTGCCCCTGCTGCCGCTGCCCAAGGGCGTGCGGCTGCTGGGCGTGTCGGTGTCAAGTTTGAGCACGCTGGAAGCGGCGGCCGGCCAGCAGCTTACGCTCCTTTTTTAG
- a CDS encoding T9SS type A sorting domain-containing protein, which yields MSHSLPAALVPTRVLTTLLLLVLPGVASAQAPAFEQALPVGVAAAGSNITQTAIATDAQGNTVVAGQFSGSIRFGTTTLTGTADAFVAKRDANGTWLWATQASGPDSDYCADMLLDAQGQLYVVGSFSDGQRTLPSTATFGSTVLTTEGGADVFVARLDAATGAWLWVRQAGYGNKNGTTATGNDIGRAIAPDGQGGVLVAGNFNGPGMQVGTTSLTKASAGSATDLFVARLNAAGTWLWARNTGQGDVTDLASDTQGNAYLCGEFANTLSFATTQLTKNRGSYLAKLSSTGTWQWAQALPGTQGYGSYGSYGGTYCGALATDEQNHLYVAGRFDGNRAIFGSTMLLNTSGVYYSEAPGSIQRGDVFVARMNTADGTWQWAAQAGGLDEEYLSDMVVRDSRVYVSGSFGIPRIYSPSGQPAPTNSSFGGSVLVSAGEIDGVVAALDTNGRWQWAVRAGGTGRDQCSALALDALNRVYVAGSFASTTAQFGSTSLASTADLTPFLARLAAAEPLPAVLPAPRLSFAVYPNPARAAVTVTGLPGGQRIEVLDALGRVVVEAQMPAHGPLTLACAGLAPGLYMMRAAGHSQRLVLH from the coding sequence ATGTCACATTCTCTACCCGCTGCCCTGGTGCCCACCCGCGTGCTGACTACATTATTGCTATTGGTGCTTCCCGGGGTGGCATCGGCGCAGGCCCCGGCCTTTGAGCAGGCACTGCCGGTAGGCGTGGCCGCCGCCGGCAGCAACATCACTCAGACGGCTATTGCCACCGATGCGCAGGGCAATACGGTTGTAGCAGGTCAGTTTTCCGGCAGTATCCGTTTCGGCACCACCACTCTGACTGGTACTGCCGATGCCTTCGTGGCCAAGCGCGACGCCAATGGCACCTGGCTCTGGGCCACCCAGGCCAGCGGCCCCGACAGCGACTATTGCGCTGATATGCTGCTCGATGCGCAAGGCCAGCTATACGTCGTCGGCTCGTTCTCGGACGGGCAGCGCACCTTGCCGTCCACGGCTACTTTTGGGTCTACCGTTCTCACCACGGAGGGCGGGGCCGATGTGTTCGTGGCCCGGCTCGATGCGGCTACCGGAGCATGGCTGTGGGTGCGGCAGGCGGGCTACGGCAACAAAAATGGCACGACGGCCACCGGCAACGACATTGGCCGCGCCATAGCCCCGGATGGGCAAGGTGGCGTGCTCGTGGCCGGCAACTTCAACGGCCCCGGGATGCAGGTAGGCACTACCAGCCTCACCAAGGCCAGCGCCGGCTCGGCCACCGACCTGTTCGTGGCTCGCCTCAACGCGGCCGGCACCTGGCTCTGGGCGCGCAACACGGGCCAGGGCGACGTAACCGACCTGGCCAGCGACACCCAGGGCAATGCCTACCTGTGCGGCGAATTTGCCAATACGCTCAGCTTTGCCACCACGCAGCTTACCAAAAACCGCGGCAGCTATCTGGCTAAGCTGAGTTCCACCGGCACTTGGCAGTGGGCGCAGGCGCTGCCCGGCACGCAAGGGTACGGCTCCTACGGCAGCTACGGCGGCACCTACTGCGGTGCGCTGGCCACCGACGAGCAAAACCACCTCTACGTGGCAGGCCGCTTCGACGGCAACCGGGCCATTTTTGGCTCTACCATGCTGCTCAACACCAGCGGCGTGTACTACAGCGAAGCGCCCGGCTCCATTCAGCGCGGCGACGTTTTTGTGGCCCGGATGAATACTGCTGACGGCACCTGGCAGTGGGCAGCGCAAGCCGGGGGGCTGGATGAAGAATACCTGTCGGATATGGTGGTGCGCGACAGCCGGGTGTACGTGAGCGGCAGCTTCGGCATTCCCCGGATCTACAGTCCCTCGGGGCAGCCCGCCCCCACCAACAGTTCTTTCGGGGGCAGCGTGCTGGTTTCGGCCGGTGAAATTGATGGGGTAGTAGCCGCGCTCGACACCAATGGCCGGTGGCAATGGGCCGTGCGAGCCGGCGGTACCGGCCGGGACCAGTGTTCTGCGCTGGCCCTCGATGCACTGAACCGGGTGTATGTGGCAGGTAGCTTTGCCAGTACCACTGCCCAATTCGGCTCAACTTCGTTGGCTTCTACCGCAGATTTAACGCCTTTTCTGGCCCGGCTGGCGGCTGCAGAGCCCCTACCCGCGGTCCTTCCAGCGCCCCGGCTATCCTTCGCCGTGTATCCCAACCCCGCCCGCGCCGCGGTGACGGTGACCGGCCTACCCGGCGGCCAGCGCATCGAGGTGCTTGACGCGCTGGGCCGCGTGGTAGTTGAAGCGCAGATGCCAGCCCATGGCCCGCTGACCCTGGCCTGCGCTGGTCTGGCGCCCGGTTTGTACATGATGCGCGCCGCCGGCCACTCCCAGCGCCTGGTGCTGCACTAG
- a CDS encoding response regulator transcription factor: MKILLVEDEPKVASFIHRGLTEQTHNVDIATDGVTGLRLALSNSYDLLILDNLLPGLSGLEVCRQVRTQNSSVSILMLTALGETDDKIRGLDAGADDYLVKPFAFQELLARIRALVRRRHEGPATETLLRLADLTLDPARKLVQRAGQPVQLTAREFALLEYLLRNQGRVVSRVDILEQVWETSFDTGSNVIDVYINFLRKKVDKDFTPKLIHTLVGMGYVMREE, encoded by the coding sequence ATGAAAATTCTGCTGGTTGAGGATGAACCCAAAGTGGCCTCCTTTATTCATAGGGGGCTAACCGAGCAAACCCACAATGTCGACATCGCCACCGACGGCGTCACGGGCCTGCGCCTGGCGCTGAGCAACAGCTATGACTTACTGATTCTGGACAACCTGCTGCCGGGCCTGAGCGGGCTGGAAGTGTGTCGGCAGGTGCGCACCCAAAACTCGTCGGTGTCGATTCTGATGCTCACGGCCCTGGGCGAAACCGACGACAAAATCCGGGGCCTCGACGCCGGTGCCGACGACTACCTGGTCAAGCCCTTTGCCTTTCAGGAGCTGCTGGCCCGCATCCGGGCCCTGGTGCGCCGCCGCCACGAAGGCCCCGCCACCGAAACCCTGCTGCGCCTGGCCGACCTCACCCTGGACCCGGCCCGCAAGCTGGTGCAGCGCGCCGGGCAGCCCGTGCAGCTCACGGCCCGCGAGTTTGCCCTGCTCGAATACCTGCTGCGCAACCAGGGCCGCGTCGTGTCGCGGGTCGATATTCTGGAGCAGGTCTGGGAAACCAGCTTCGACACCGGCTCCAACGTCATCGACGTGTACATCAACTTCCTGCGCAAAAAAGTGGATAAGGACTTCACGCCCAAGCTGATCCATACCCTGGTGGGCATGGGCTACGTGATGCGCGAGGAGTAG
- a CDS encoding polysaccharide biosynthesis/export family protein has translation MPTLSVTTRIRFGLFAILWWLSGCVAQQKIPYLQSKEYSTTAPVSVPNARQDYRIQPSDVLSIRVQSVQTNLNEIFNISDTRTVFSGDPSTLFLTGYSVDAAGFINLPTVNKVKVQGLTLDEAQVLIQQQVGKFVRDANVLVKLLSFKITVLGEVRNPGRYFIYNSQATLLEGLGLAGDLTEFGNRQNVKLIRQTATGSDVVLLDLTDPNLLKSPYFYLLPNDALYVEPLPARVNRGNANNLGIVFGGISALVLLFSYLKIF, from the coding sequence ATGCCCACGCTCTCCGTTACCACCCGCATCCGCTTCGGTCTGTTCGCAATTCTATGGTGGCTCAGCGGCTGCGTAGCCCAGCAAAAGATACCGTATCTGCAAAGCAAAGAGTACTCGACCACGGCCCCGGTCAGCGTGCCGAATGCCCGCCAGGACTACCGGATTCAGCCCAGCGACGTGCTCAGCATCCGGGTGCAGAGCGTGCAAACCAACCTGAACGAGATTTTCAATATCTCCGACACCCGGACCGTGTTTTCGGGTGACCCCAGCACGCTGTTTCTGACCGGCTACTCCGTAGATGCCGCGGGCTTCATTAATCTGCCCACCGTCAATAAGGTGAAAGTGCAGGGCCTGACTCTGGACGAGGCCCAGGTGCTCATTCAGCAGCAGGTCGGCAAGTTCGTGCGCGACGCCAACGTGCTGGTCAAGCTGCTCAGCTTCAAGATTACGGTGCTGGGCGAGGTGCGCAACCCGGGCCGCTACTTCATCTATAACTCCCAGGCTACCCTGCTCGAAGGCCTGGGCCTGGCCGGCGACCTGACCGAGTTCGGCAACCGCCAGAACGTGAAGCTGATCCGGCAGACGGCCACCGGCTCGGACGTGGTGCTGCTCGACCTCACCGACCCCAACCTGCTCAAGTCGCCTTACTTCTACCTGCTGCCCAACGACGCGCTCTACGTGGAGCCGCTGCCGGCGCGCGTCAACCGGGGCAACGCCAACAACCTGGGCATCGTGTTCGGGGGCATCTCGGCGTTGGTCCTGCTTTTTAGCTACCTGAAAATCTTCTAG
- a CDS encoding polysaccharide biosynthesis tyrosine autokinase yields MEQRVTSPADEIDLHELFFRLRKRWPLFAVCLLLAGTLAFLYLQVKAPVYDFRASMLLGNQGSGSKRAQELLQILEVKEKGMKMEDEIGLLSSTDVVHRALSRLPFTVSYYAVPNTWLNSLRELQVRERPAGAVPFRIIPDPKAPQLTGVHIAVEPQSDGRFRVRAHAKRGTLHNLYSGEMIRELLDVDLDQTVAAGDTLRSPLLTAVVQAEPGYPAGTANERYFFTMNDLNSLTGTYQGNLAVRPIEHESRIVELTLKDVVPTKATQFLDTLMAVYIEDDLREKNITGYKTVEFLDKEIDKLADSLRHSAAALSSFRAARGVVDVGAQSNEGIRQLSDLGMMRARAATNRKYYQNMLAYLRAHQGATQMASPSSVGIEDPVVNNLIMQLTDLNSQRAALGVNASSTNPLVTVLDERILTAKQSLMQTLTNMMRATDITLRDLDQQLSQVRGTISAMPENERQLASLKNKSDFNDKNYNFLVEKRSEAAIALATNATDKKVVDNAKMSGGLPSAPKPGLVALIAVLAGLGVPFALTLVLDKANRRIQSKEDLARITGIPMLGVVAHGSRADKESMLRDPKGPIAESFRSIRVNLQYLSAGLDKKVIGVTSSVPGEGKTFCAVNLAAELAQSGRRVLLLECDLRRPTVASYFGLEAHDEHGLSSYLIGNSTLAEAVQPSGVRNLDVICCGPIPSNPTELLETERMDNLLSLLRAEYDYVLVDTPPVGYVAEFFVLLRHLEANIYVVRQNYTDKGLVSQIDELHQQKKVKQIYIVINDMHFTKTYEYRYKEKAYAYGH; encoded by the coding sequence ATGGAACAACGCGTTACTTCTCCCGCCGACGAAATTGACCTGCACGAGCTGTTTTTCCGGTTGCGCAAGCGCTGGCCGCTGTTTGCGGTATGCCTACTGCTGGCCGGAACGCTGGCCTTTCTGTATCTGCAGGTGAAAGCGCCGGTCTACGACTTCCGGGCCTCGATGCTGCTGGGCAACCAGGGCTCGGGTTCCAAGCGGGCCCAGGAGCTGCTCCAGATTCTGGAAGTAAAGGAGAAAGGCATGAAGATGGAAGACGAAATCGGGCTGCTCAGCTCCACCGACGTGGTGCACCGGGCCCTCAGCCGCCTGCCCTTCACCGTGTCGTACTATGCCGTGCCCAACACTTGGCTGAACTCGCTCCGGGAGCTACAGGTGCGCGAGCGGCCCGCCGGCGCGGTGCCCTTCCGCATCATCCCCGACCCGAAAGCGCCCCAGCTCACCGGCGTGCACATTGCCGTAGAGCCCCAGTCCGACGGCCGGTTCCGGGTGCGGGCCCACGCCAAGCGCGGCACCCTGCACAACCTCTACAGCGGCGAGATGATCCGGGAGTTGCTTGACGTGGACCTGGACCAGACCGTAGCCGCCGGCGATACGCTTCGCTCGCCCCTGCTCACGGCCGTGGTGCAGGCCGAGCCCGGCTACCCGGCCGGCACCGCCAACGAGCGGTACTTCTTCACGATGAACGACTTGAACAGCCTCACGGGCACCTACCAGGGCAACCTGGCCGTGCGGCCCATCGAGCACGAGTCGCGCATCGTGGAGCTGACGCTGAAGGACGTAGTGCCCACCAAAGCCACCCAGTTTCTGGACACGCTCATGGCCGTGTACATCGAAGACGACCTGCGGGAAAAGAACATTACGGGCTACAAGACGGTGGAATTTCTGGACAAGGAAATCGACAAGCTGGCCGACTCGCTGCGGCACTCGGCGGCGGCGCTCAGCTCGTTCCGGGCCGCCCGGGGCGTGGTCGACGTGGGGGCGCAGTCCAACGAGGGCATCCGCCAGCTCAGCGACCTGGGCATGATGCGGGCCCGGGCGGCCACCAACCGCAAGTACTACCAGAACATGCTGGCTTACCTGCGCGCCCACCAGGGCGCCACCCAGATGGCCTCGCCCAGCAGCGTGGGCATCGAAGACCCGGTGGTCAACAACCTGATTATGCAGCTCACCGACCTGAACAGCCAGCGGGCGGCCCTGGGCGTGAATGCCAGCAGCACCAACCCCCTGGTGACGGTCCTGGACGAGCGGATTCTGACGGCCAAACAGTCGTTGATGCAGACGCTGACCAACATGATGCGCGCCACCGACATCACCCTGCGCGACCTGGATCAGCAGTTGAGCCAGGTTCGGGGCACCATCAGCGCCATGCCGGAGAACGAGCGGCAGCTGGCTTCGCTCAAGAACAAGAGCGACTTCAACGACAAGAACTACAACTTCCTGGTGGAGAAACGCTCGGAGGCCGCCATTGCCCTGGCCACCAACGCCACCGATAAGAAGGTGGTCGACAACGCCAAGATGAGCGGGGGCCTGCCCTCGGCGCCCAAGCCGGGCCTGGTGGCCCTGATTGCCGTGCTGGCCGGCCTGGGCGTGCCCTTCGCCCTGACGCTGGTGCTGGACAAGGCCAACCGCCGCATTCAGAGCAAGGAAGACCTGGCCCGCATCACCGGCATTCCGATGCTGGGCGTGGTGGCCCACGGCAGCCGGGCCGACAAGGAAAGCATGTTGCGCGACCCCAAAGGCCCCATTGCCGAGTCGTTCCGCTCGATTCGGGTGAACCTGCAGTACCTCTCGGCCGGCCTCGACAAGAAGGTTATCGGCGTTACCTCGTCGGTGCCGGGCGAGGGCAAGACGTTCTGCGCGGTGAACCTGGCGGCCGAGCTGGCCCAGAGCGGCCGGCGCGTGCTGCTGCTCGAGTGCGACCTGCGCCGCCCCACCGTGGCCAGCTACTTTGGCCTGGAAGCCCACGACGAGCACGGCCTGAGCTCCTACCTCATCGGCAACAGCACCCTGGCCGAGGCCGTGCAGCCCAGCGGCGTGCGCAACCTGGACGTCATCTGCTGCGGCCCGATTCCATCGAACCCGACCGAGCTGCTGGAGACGGAGCGCATGGACAACCTGCTCAGCCTACTGCGCGCCGAGTACGACTACGTGCTGGTCGATACGCCGCCGGTGGGCTACGTGGCCGAGTTCTTCGTGCTGCTGCGCCACCTGGAAGCTAACATCTACGTGGTGCGCCAGAACTACACCGACAAGGGCCTGGTGAGCCAGATCGACGAGCTGCACCAGCAGAAGAAAGTCAAGCAGATCTACATCGTCATCAACGACATGCACTTCACCAAGACCTACGAGTACCGCTACAAGGAAAAGGCCTACGCCTACGGCCACTAG
- a CDS encoding lipopolysaccharide biosynthesis protein: MSAPKNLTTTTLHSMTWTTAATIVTSVMQIGYTAIMARLLPPAAFGLVALAGVVLRFGGYFAQMGMAQALIQKPELSDEDIRAAFTSSTVLGALFAGTMVLGAPLTRYIFEQPEVVQLVRVMALGTFVAGVIATSMSLLRRRMEFRTLAIMDIITYVLAYGVVGVGLAWRGFGVWSLVWASLSQGLILGVMSYAITRHNVRFYFNWERYRPLLSYGGRISFTSFLEFITSSLDTMVIGRVLGAALLGIYNRAYMLISLPLYLITTSVSKVIFPAFSQLQTNLPKLRAVYLASITLVAAVVLPLSAGMAVAAPELVRSLLGPGWDASVPVLRMMSLPVSMSLVTMFAGVMCDARAQLNKKIVVNVATLITLVAMFWLLRGYGLLGFAGALLLNEFIRMGLFMLLMHQDLGLSYARLLASYLPGVWHAVAVGGALFGTRLLLVPLHLPAPITLGLLILAGALVLGTLVLALPLPLLRHEMHTFLSRLHLSGAAGRLLARYTRYLDRSPESAPGFQNASSPL; the protein is encoded by the coding sequence ATGTCTGCCCCCAAAAACCTGACTACTACCACGCTGCACAGCATGACCTGGACGACGGCGGCGACCATCGTCACGTCGGTTATGCAGATTGGCTACACCGCTATTATGGCGCGGCTGCTGCCGCCGGCGGCCTTCGGGCTGGTGGCGCTGGCGGGCGTGGTGCTGCGCTTCGGCGGCTATTTTGCCCAGATGGGCATGGCCCAGGCCCTGATTCAGAAGCCCGAGCTCAGCGACGAAGACATCCGGGCGGCTTTTACCTCTTCCACGGTGCTGGGCGCGCTGTTTGCGGGCACGATGGTGCTGGGCGCCCCCCTGACCCGGTACATATTTGAGCAGCCCGAAGTGGTGCAGCTGGTGCGGGTAATGGCCCTGGGCACGTTTGTGGCGGGCGTTATTGCCACGAGCATGAGCCTGCTGCGCCGCCGCATGGAGTTTCGCACGCTGGCCATCATGGATATCATTACCTACGTGCTGGCCTACGGCGTGGTGGGCGTGGGCCTGGCCTGGCGGGGCTTCGGCGTGTGGAGCCTGGTGTGGGCCAGCCTGAGCCAGGGCCTGATTCTGGGCGTGATGTCCTACGCCATAACCCGGCACAACGTACGGTTTTACTTCAACTGGGAGCGGTACCGCCCCCTGCTGTCCTACGGCGGCCGGATTTCCTTTACCAGCTTTCTGGAGTTTATCACCAGCTCGCTCGATACGATGGTCATCGGGCGGGTGCTGGGGGCGGCCCTGCTGGGTATCTACAACCGGGCCTACATGCTCATCAGCCTGCCGCTCTACCTGATTACGACCAGCGTTTCCAAGGTTATCTTCCCGGCTTTCAGCCAGCTGCAAACCAACCTGCCCAAGCTGCGGGCCGTGTACCTGGCCAGCATCACGCTGGTAGCGGCCGTGGTGCTGCCCCTGAGTGCGGGCATGGCCGTGGCCGCGCCCGAGCTGGTGCGCTCCTTGCTCGGGCCGGGCTGGGATGCCTCGGTACCGGTGCTGCGCATGATGAGCCTGCCGGTGTCGATGAGTCTGGTGACGATGTTTGCCGGCGTGATGTGCGACGCCCGGGCCCAGCTCAACAAGAAGATTGTCGTCAACGTTGCCACGCTCATTACCCTAGTGGCCATGTTCTGGCTGCTGCGCGGCTACGGCCTGCTGGGTTTCGCCGGGGCGCTGCTGCTGAACGAGTTTATCCGGATGGGGCTGTTTATGCTGCTGATGCACCAGGATCTGGGCCTGAGCTACGCCCGCCTGCTGGCCAGCTACCTGCCGGGCGTGTGGCACGCGGTGGCCGTGGGCGGCGCGCTGTTTGGCACGCGGCTGCTGCTGGTGCCGCTGCACCTGCCGGCCCCCATAACCCTGGGCTTGCTGATTCTGGCCGGGGCCCTGGTATTGGGCACGCTGGTGCTGGCCCTGCCCCTGCCCCTGCTGCGCCACGAGATGCACACCTTCCTGAGCCGCCTGCACCTCTCGGGAGCGGCCGGGCGGCTGCTGGCGCGCTACACCCGCTACCTGGACCGTAGCCCGGAAAGTGCGCCCGGGTTTCAGAACGCTTCTTCACCGCTGTAG